Part of the Spartobacteria bacterium genome is shown below.
GAGAACGGGGTCGTCATAGTGAAGAAGGTAACCCATGCATCCATCGTGTTCTGGCGTTTTTTATACATAATCGGAATGATGAAGTCGTTTAGCAGCATGTTTGCGAAGGATATGATGGCCCCAATAGAAACGCCAATGAAAATAAATGCGGCGAGACGGATTAATGCTTGTTTAAGCTCGGTATTGCCTCGGAAAATAGGAATGACAATAATTATGATAGGAACAGCGACGGCGGCCATTGCGCAGAAAGAAATGATGTTGAAAAGAATGCGAAAAAAGAAAAGCGAATGACCCTCTTTTTTGTATTCGTTCCAAGGTTTCGTGATCTCAGATGAGTTATGAATACTATTATGCAGAAAAACGAATTTTCCGCGTGAAGAGGCCCATAGCGTAACTAGAAAAGACGTCGTGATGAGCAATAATATGATTGCAGCGATCGATAGCACCAGTGTCGTGTTTTCGTTGAAAAACTGCATCGCCTGTTGTTTATATTGGTTGATTTCAGGGTTTGACGCTAGCGTGTCGGGCGATGGTGGAAGATTGAACTGAAAGGCGGATCGTCCCACTTCACCCAGTGTAGCCAGCCATGCGGCAAATCCTAGGATGAACCATTTTTTCAGATTGAAGGGCGTAAACAGCATGAGTTTCATGCGTTGCCAGGATAGCCGGACGGCGTGGGTATAACAGGCTGTGGACATATGTTATTTCATGGTTTCATTTTTTTAATATACAAGTAACGAACTACGATTTCTGATCCTAGTTATTGCGGGAGAGGTAGACAAGGATTATTGTCGAAGTTGTTTGATGGTTGCCCGTTTGTTTGATGGTATAACGTGAAGGTATGAAAGACGAAAAGCAGTATTTTATGGCATTGGTACGTTGCCGTGAGCAAACGCGGACGCTGAATCGCTCTCTTCAGCTATTATGGTCTGAAATGGATGCGCACCGGATGAGTTCGCATTTATTGATTCGACGATTGATTGAGACGGATCGATTGACTGGGCGATTGGTAAAAGAATTAAAATGGCTTCGGCAGCACGTAGATACAGAGTTTACCACTCATAAATATGCGACTGCGGCAAGGAACATGCTAACGGAGACGGGTGATCAGCTGCAGCAGGCGATGATTGCAGAACGGGAATTACGCGAATATGTAAAAGGCAGCGCCGAGGGCGGGGCTTTTCTGAAATCAGAATAGAAGCGGAGTCGACGATGGATAGTTTAATGAGCGAGATTACGAAGCAGACCAAAGGGCGGACGGATGCAGATGTTTTGCTGGGAATCAAAAAAGCATTTGAACTGTTTGATGAACAAAGCACGCTGCTGCAGGGGGCTTTTGAAGGACTGAAGAAGGATTTGGCCGAGGCCAATCGTCAGTTAAATCAGAAAAATCGCGCATTGTCGGACAAGGTGGAGGAACTGCATCAGATGTCGGGGCGTCTGGAATGTATTTTGGAGAGTATTGGGGACGGGGTTCTTGTCGTAGATAATGACATGTGTGTCGAGCGTTGTAATCCAGCCGCGCTGGAATTACTGGAACGAGTTCGAAGTGATGTGGAGGGACATCCTTACCACGAAATAATGAACGGGTTGGGGAATCCGGAAACGTTGTTAGCTGCCATTGAGAAGGGAAAGATGCTGTTGGAAGAAGAGCGAACATGCGACGTTGAAGATCATCATGTTGCTGTACTGGTGAGTGTGGCACCCATTCGTTCGACCGACGGGGTTATTATCGGAGCCGTGGAAGTGCTGCGCGATGTAACCCAGTTGCGATTGCTTCAAGCCAAAGTACAGCATCAGCAGCGCATTGCCGCGCTGGGAGAAATGGCCGCAAGTGTGGCGCATGAAATTCGCAATCCATTGGGATCCATCGAGGGATTCGCCCGGTTGCTGAGAAATGACTTAGATCGCGACGGATTGGAAAACCATTCGAGACTTGCCTCGAAGATTATTTCAGGGGTAACAAATCTTAATTACGTCATAACCAATTTATTAACCTATGCTCGGCCGGTTTCATTGCAGACGGAGACCTTTGACTTAATGACATTGTTTTCAAGCATCGAAGATACGTTGCTCCCCATGGCGGAACAGCAGAAAGTGGAGCTGGTTTTTGAACGAACCGGTCGTATTCGCACCGTGCAGGGTGATATTCGTCAACTTCGCCAGGTCTTTGTGAATCTGGGACGTAATGCCATCGAAGCACTGGAAGATGTTTCCATTGGAAAGGTCGAGATACGTTGTTCGGTGCGCAAACGGGTGGCATTGTTCGAAGTACAGGACAATGGCAGCGGTATTGATGCGAAGGATGTCGGCAATGTATTCGATCCTTTTTTTACCCGAAAACATTCTGGAACTGGACTTGGCCTGTCACTTTGCCATAAGATTGTGACGGCTCATGGCGGAGAGATCTCCGTCGAAAGCAAAAAAGGGCAGGGTACGAAATTTACTGTGACGATTCCGCAAATTGGAGAGAGAACATGATTACAAGTATTGAGCACGCGCTCGTGGTGGATGATGACGCGCTGATGCGTGAATTTGTGGTGGAAACACTGCGACGGAGTAAAATTCGCGTAACAGAGGCGAGGAATGGTCTGGATGCAAAGGAGTTGCTTGCGGAACGAGATTTCGACATTGCCTTTGTTGATTTAAAAATGCCGGGGCTGGACGGAATGGGATTACTTAAGCATATGAAGGCTTCGGGTATTGATACCTTGACGGTTATTATAACGGCGTTCGGAACGGTGGAAAAAGCTGTGGAAGCCATGCGTCAGGGAGCCTATGATTTTTTGATGAAGCCTTTTTCGCCTGAGCAGGTCGAATTGATTATTCAACGTGCCAAGGATTGGGTGGGATTGCAGGCGCAGAATACGTATTTGAAGGAAGAACTGGGTTGGATGCTTCCGCAAGGACAGCAGATTGTCGGTAAATCCGCCGCTGTCCAAAAACTGATGAAAGAAGTA
Proteins encoded:
- a CDS encoding PAS domain-containing protein, whose translation is MDSLMSEITKQTKGRTDADVLLGIKKAFELFDEQSTLLQGAFEGLKKDLAEANRQLNQKNRALSDKVEELHQMSGRLECILESIGDGVLVVDNDMCVERCNPAALELLERVRSDVEGHPYHEIMNGLGNPETLLAAIEKGKMLLEEERTCDVEDHHVAVLVSVAPIRSTDGVIIGAVEVLRDVTQLRLLQAKVQHQQRIAALGEMAASVAHEIRNPLGSIEGFARLLRNDLDRDGLENHSRLASKIISGVTNLNYVITNLLTYARPVSLQTETFDLMTLFSSIEDTLLPMAEQQKVELVFERTGRIRTVQGDIRQLRQVFVNLGRNAIEALEDVSIGKVEIRCSVRKRVALFEVQDNGSGIDAKDVGNVFDPFFTRKHSGTGLGLSLCHKIVTAHGGEISVESKKGQGTKFTVTIPQIGERT